Proteins from a single region of Cyanobacterium stanieri LEGE 03274:
- a CDS encoding ARC6/PARC6 family protein, producing PETEEEESSLVGLSSFLEAEIDQEEDEPEDTSTPNDNLFLYSQEGEKQDRLSSNSSPMLILLVVIILLAIFGALFYRVFNQSRTNELQLSLGQSLIELPEELAVDNQSIPETLSANTALEVVNGWLDAKALATGPDYNLGALENVLADPFLSIWRSNVNNLRSQNAYRRYEHGVTIEEVNLNPQNNLEANVTARVRENSQYFNNGQLNSQQSYDSNLLVRYDLIKINNRWLIRNSQIIP from the coding sequence CCCCGAAACCGAAGAAGAAGAATCTTCCCTCGTGGGCTTATCATCTTTCCTTGAAGCCGAAATCGATCAAGAAGAAGATGAACCTGAAGACACCTCCACCCCTAACGATAACCTCTTTTTATATTCCCAAGAAGGAGAAAAACAAGATCGTTTATCCTCCAATTCCTCCCCCATGCTTATACTATTGGTGGTTATAATCTTGTTGGCTATATTTGGCGCTCTTTTTTATCGAGTTTTTAATCAATCCAGAACAAATGAACTACAATTATCCTTGGGTCAATCCCTGATAGAATTACCCGAAGAATTAGCCGTTGATAACCAATCTATCCCCGAGACTTTATCAGCTAACACCGCTTTAGAAGTAGTAAATGGTTGGTTAGATGCCAAAGCCCTTGCCACAGGGCCAGATTATAACTTAGGGGCTTTAGAGAATGTTTTAGCTGATCCTTTTTTATCTATTTGGCGCAGTAATGTTAATAATTTGCGTAGTCAAAATGCCTATCGTCGCTATGAACATGGTGTCACCATCGAGGAGGTGAATCTTAACCCTCAAAATAACTTAGAAGCCAATGTTACTGCTAGGGTGAGGGAAAATTCTCAATACTTTAATAATGGGCAATTAAATAGTCAACAGTCCTATGATTCTAATTTATTAGTGCGATATGACTTGATTAAAATTAATAATCGTTGGTTAATTAGAAATAGTCAAATTATTCCCTAA